A stretch of the Azorhizobium caulinodans ORS 571 genome encodes the following:
- a CDS encoding F0F1 ATP synthase subunit A, with amino-acid sequence MTVDPIHQFEIQRYVELLRVSGVTVSFTNSAAFMVGIVALIFFFLTYATRGRTLVPGRMQSVAEMGYEFIAKMVRESAGTEGMVFFPLVFSLFVFVFVANVIGLVPYTFTITAHIVVTAALALLVIGTVVIYGFYKHGTHFLHLFVPSGVPAFLLPFIVLIEVISFLSRPISLSLRLFANMLAGHIALKVFAFFVVGLGSAGFLGWLGATLPFFMIVALTALELLVAILQAYVFAVLTSIYLNDAVHPGH; translated from the coding sequence ATGACCGTTGATCCGATTCACCAGTTCGAGATCCAGCGCTATGTCGAGCTGCTGCGGGTCAGTGGCGTCACCGTTTCCTTCACCAATTCCGCCGCCTTCATGGTCGGCATCGTGGCCCTCATCTTCTTCTTCCTGACCTATGCCACGCGCGGGCGCACCCTTGTGCCGGGCCGCATGCAGTCGGTCGCCGAGATGGGCTACGAGTTCATCGCCAAGATGGTGCGCGAATCCGCCGGCACCGAAGGCATGGTCTTCTTCCCGCTGGTGTTCTCGCTGTTCGTCTTCGTGTTCGTTGCGAACGTGATCGGCCTCGTGCCCTACACCTTCACGATCACCGCCCACATCGTCGTCACCGCCGCTTTGGCGCTGCTGGTGATCGGCACCGTGGTGATCTACGGCTTCTACAAGCACGGCACCCACTTCCTGCACCTCTTCGTGCCGTCGGGCGTGCCGGCCTTCCTGCTGCCGTTCATCGTCCTCATCGAGGTCATCTCCTTCCTGTCCCGCCCGATCAGCCTGTCGCTGCGTCTGTTCGCCAACATGCTGGCCGGCCACATCGCCCTCAAGGTGTTCGCCTTCTTCGTGGTGGGCCTCGGGTCCGCGGGCTTCCTCGGCTGGCTCGGCGCCACGCTGCCCTTCTTCATGATCGTGGCCCTGACCGCGCTCGAACTGCTGGTGGCCATCCTTCAGGCCTACGTGTTCGCCGTGCTCACCTCGATCTACCTCAACGATGCGGTCCACCCGGGACACTGA
- a CDS encoding F0F1 ATP synthase subunit C, with the protein MEAEAAKFIGAGLACLGMGLAGIGVGNIFGNFLSGALRNPSAADGQFARAFIGAALAEGLGIFSLVVALILLFVA; encoded by the coding sequence ATGGAAGCGGAAGCTGCAAAGTTCATCGGCGCCGGTCTCGCCTGCCTCGGCATGGGCCTCGCCGGCATCGGCGTCGGTAACATCTTCGGCAACTTCCTGTCTGGCGCGCTGCGCAACCCGTCGGCTGCCGACGGCCAGTTCGCCCGCGCCTTCATCGGCGCGGCGCTCGCGGAAGGTCTCGGCATCTTCTCGCTCGTCGTCGCCCTCATCCTGCTCTTCGTCGCCTGA
- a CDS encoding F0F1 ATP synthase subunit B, translating into MNKTWKLAAVAAFLGTATLALPAVAGSLDSASVSGRPAPMVVAQAGAPAHPPAAHGAEAGHGEAAGGEHGGFPPFKPQHFASQLIWLIVSFGALYFLMSRVTLPRIGRILEERHDRIAKDLEEARLRQAESEAAQAAYEKALTEARGKANAIAGEARARLAAETDANRKSLEENLNAKLADAERRIASTKATALSHVRGIAVDTTGAIVTALVGTPAGNQDVESAVDAALAAKSA; encoded by the coding sequence ATGAACAAGACATGGAAGCTGGCTGCGGTCGCGGCATTCCTGGGAACGGCCACCTTGGCCCTCCCGGCTGTCGCCGGCAGCCTCGATTCTGCATCGGTTTCCGGCCGGCCGGCACCGATGGTGGTCGCCCAGGCGGGCGCCCCGGCCCACCCGCCGGCCGCGCATGGCGCGGAAGCCGGCCATGGCGAAGCCGCCGGCGGCGAGCACGGGGGGTTTCCGCCCTTCAAGCCGCAGCACTTCGCCTCGCAGCTGATCTGGCTCATCGTCAGCTTCGGCGCGCTCTATTTCCTCATGAGCCGCGTGACGCTGCCGCGCATCGGCCGGATCCTGGAAGAGCGGCATGACCGCATCGCCAAGGATCTGGAAGAAGCCCGCCTGCGTCAGGCCGAGAGCGAGGCGGCCCAGGCCGCTTACGAGAAGGCGCTCACCGAAGCGCGCGGCAAGGCGAACGCCATTGCCGGCGAGGCCCGGGCCCGGCTTGCTGCCGAGACCGACGCCAACCGCAAGTCCCTGGAAGAGAACCTCAACGCCAAGCTGGCCGACGCCGAGCGTCGCATCGCCAGCACCAAGGCGACGGCCCTCTCCCACGTTCGCGGCATTGCGGTGGACACCACCGGCGCCATCGTGACCGCCCTGGTCGGCACCCCCGCCGGCAATCAGGATGTGGAATCCGCGGTAGACGCGGCTCTGGCGGCAAAGTCCGCCTGA